In Actinomycetes bacterium, the genomic window CGGGGACGACCAGGGCGTCGCAGGCCAGCATCCGTAGCGCGGCGGCGGACATCGCGATCCCGGTGTCCAGCCGTCCGGCCTTGGCCAGCCCGGATCGCAGCCCGTCCACCGTGGTGGTCACCGTGAGCACGGCGGTCGCCGGCGCCGGGCCCGGCCGGCCGCAGGATCCGCACAGGTCGGGCGCCGACCCACCGCGTGCTGCGCCCGCCGCCGGACCGGGCAGCGGCTCCTGACCGTCGATCTCCGGTTCGTCCTCGACCAGGTCAACCAGCTCGTCGGAGTGCGCGGGTGGGGTTGGGGCGCCGGCGGCTGCGGTGAGGAGGTCGACGAGGGCGTCGCCGAGGCGTTCGGAGCGGGTCCGGGTGTCCTCCAACCCGTCGGTCCCGGCATGCGGCTGGCCGTTCTTGCGCATCCACTGCTGCAGCGCGGCCTGCCCGATCGTGCCGGGCTCGAGGATCGCCAGCACCCGCCCACGGCGGCGGGTCACGCTCAGCAGGCTGCGCTCGGCGTCCTGGGCTTGGGCCTCGGCCCGCTGCTGCTCCCGGGCGAGCGCCTCGGCGTCGGCCGGGTCGTCCACCGACGGTGCTGCGGTGAGCGCCTCGACCAAGGCCCGGCCGGCGCGCTCCAGGTCCGGCGTGGCCAGGGCATCGCACTGCGCGACCATTAACCGACCCGCCGCCGTCCGCTCGCCATCGGCGACCCCCGGGAACGTCTCGACGGTGTCCAGCACCCGGGTCAGCACCTCGCCCTGCTCGACAGTCACCGCCCCGGTCGCCAACGCCTCGGTGACCACGGCGTGGCGACCCAGCGCCTCCGCGGCCCGGACCCGTGTGTTGCCGTCAGCCCGGGACAGCCGGAACCGGTCACCCAGCCAGCGCACAAGCGTCGACGCCTGCGTGCCGGCCTTCAGGTCCCGCGACCCTGCCTCGGCCAGCAGTACCGCCTCCAGGGCGGCGGTGTGGGCCTGCAACCGCACCAGCGCCGACAACCCGGACTCCACGTCAGCGTCACGGAGCTGCCACACCGAGTCCAAGCCGCCAGCCGCTGTGGCCATCAGCTCGACCGCCGCGTGCACGTCCGTCACCACCGATCGGGTGAGGGTCGTGCGCTCCATCCCCCGAACCTAGACAGTGGGTCGGACGCAAACCCCGACGCCGAGCGAGACCTGCAATCCCTTGTGGACAACAGGTTCTGTCCACAGGTTGAGTCACGAGTCGCGCAGCCGCGCAGCCGGCGGTCAGCGCGCAGGTGGAACGACTCTCCTGGCGCGGCGGGGAGTGCCGCGAAGGTCGGGCGGGTACTCCGGTGCCATGAGTGAGCGCAGCAGCATCGACGTCCTGCGCACCGGGCTCGACCAGGTCGAGACGCTGATCGCGGCGGTCAGCCCGGACGACGGCGGCCGCTCCACGCCCTGCCCCGAGTGGTCGGTGCGGGACCTGGTCGACCACCTCGTCCTGGCGCCGCAGAAGTTCGCCCTGATGACCCGTGGCGAGGACGTCGACTGGTCGGCGCCCACGCCGCACGAGGGCGACCCGGTGGCGGCGTTCCGCGCTCACGCGGACGAGCTCCGCGCCGCCGTGGACGCCGACCCAGGTGCGCCGCCCGGACCAGACTGGCAGTGCGCCGAGATCGCCGTGCACACCTGGGACCTCGCCACGGCGCTGCACCGGCCGACCGCCGACCTGGACCCCGACGTGGCGGAGCGCGGGCTGGCCTTCATGCAGGCTTCGCTGAACGACGACAACCGCGCGCCGGCCTTCCGGACCGAGCAGCCCGCACCGGACGGTGCGGACGCCTACGCACGGGCTGCTGCGTTCGCCGGGCGCAAGGTCTAGTCGGCCGCCCGGCAGCATGGCCAGGATGTGCCGGTGACGTACCCACCGCCGCGGTACCAACAGCCGGACCCGCAGCACAGCGCGACCTATCGCGGGGCCGACGTTGCCCCTGAGCTGGTCTACCCGAACGGCACGACGATCTCCTACCTCGCGACCGGCGCGTCGACGGGCCGCCTGTTCGGCATGTACCGCTGGCAGTGCGGCCCCGAGGAGACCGGCCCGCGGGCTCACTACCACCGCTCGATCGCCGAGTCGTTCTACGTGCTCACCGGAGTCATCCAGATATTCGACGGTGACCGATGGGTCGACGCCGAGCCCGGCGACTGGGTGCACGTGCCGCCGGGCGGGGTGCACGCCTTCCACAACCGGTCCGGCGAGCCGTCCTCGATGCTGCTGCACTTCGCCCCAGGCGCACCGCGCGAGGGCTACTTCGAGGGCCTGGCCCGGCTCGACCGGATGAGCGAGGACGAGAGGACGGCGTTCTACGCGGAGCACGACAACATCTGGGTCTGACTGCCCGCCTGCTGGGCAGAGGGCTGCCAGCCGGACGGACATCGGCCAGACTGCTGCCATGACCGTGCTGCTCGCCTACGTCCCCACGCCCGAGGGCGACGCCGCCGTGACCGCCGCTGTCGAGGAGGCGCGGCGACGGGCGACCGACGCCGTCGTCGTCCACGTGCCCCGCCCTGCCGACGCCGGCACCTCGCCGTACTCGGTCGAGCAGGTCCTCGACGCGGTCCAGCAGCGCTTCGCGACGGCAGGGGTCGCGGTGTCGGTGCGCGAGGTTCCGACCGGCGCGGACACAGCCGACGCCCTCATCGACGTGGCCCGGGAGACCGGCGCCGACGTGGTCGTCATCGGGCTGCGACGACGTACCGCCGTGGGAAAGCTCGTCCTCGGCAGCACGTCGTCACGACTCCTCCTCGGCCTGGAGTGCCCGATCCTGGCCGTCAAGGCGACTGCGTGACGGGTGGCATTACCGTCCGGCCCGCATCGAGGACGACCTGCCGGCACTCACCCGCATCTACAACCACTACGTCGAGCAGACGTCGCGACGTTCGACGTCGAGCCGTTCACCGTCGACGCGCGGCGGACGTGGTTCGAGCACTACGCCGAGACCGGGCCGCACCGGCTGCTCGTCGCGCAGGTCGAAGGGCAGGTCGACGGGCAGGTCGCCGGCTACGCGACGAGCGGACCGTTCCGGCTGAAGCCGGCCTACGCCCGGACCGTCGAGACCACGGTCTACCTCGACCCGACGGCGACCGGGCGAGGTGTCGGGTCGCTGCACTACGGCGAGCTGCTCGACCTCGTCACCGCCGAAGGGATGCACCGCGCGTACGCCGGCGTGGCCCTGCCCAACGACGCCTCCGAGGCGCTGCACCGGCGCCTCGGCTTCCGCGACGCCGGCACCTTCACGGACGTGGGCTGGAAGCAGGACCGCTGGGTCGAGGTGCGCTGGTACGAACGCGCGCTGCCCTGGGACACCGCTGCGCGGTCGGGCGATTGATCCTTGGATCGAGCCTGCTGTGCGAGGCCGCTGAGCTTGGCTCCATCGCGACGGCTGACTCCGCCCCCGGTAGATGCCGCACGTTGCCAACGCCTTGCCCGTCACGGGCTTCAACGAGATGACAATTCGGCCTATCATGCGCTTGGGGGTGGTGCCGTGGCTGATGACGCCAGGAACTTCTGGCAGACGGCGCCGGGGATGATCACAGCCATTGCAGCTTTGATCACCGCGGTCGGAGGTGTGCTGGGCATTCTGGTCCAGAACGACGTCATCGGGCGTGACAGTGACGGCACGAGCACGCGCGATGTCTCTGAAGCGACGAGCACGCACCGGAGTGATCGCGCAGCACCCACGAAGTCGCCCGCACATTCGACGGACGAGTCGGCCCTGATCCCGTGGGTCGAGGCCACGGCCACCCTGGTGCGCCGGGACGGGACGTCAACGGATGTGAAGGCGTCCACGGTCGGCCTGGCCTGCAACACCGAAGTCGTCGGATTCGAGAACGGTCAGGATGTCAGCCTCGAACTGGTGCGCAGCATCGAGATCGACGCGGTCTATGCGGAGAACTCAAGTGCCGACGCAGTTGTCACGCTGCTCGACGGACGAGAGTTGACGGACCCGGTCGACACGTGGAACTGCCCCGTTACGGGCACCAACGAGCTCGGGTTCGTCGAGATCCGGCTCGAGGACATCGCGCGCATCGAGTTCAAGCGCTAGCACTCGTTGCTGTCCGGAGATGAAGAGTCGATCGGGCCGTCAGCGCGGCAGGTAGGTGTCCAGGAACTCGTTGCCGAAGACGTCGTCGGGGTCGAGCTCGCGCCGCAGCCGGCGGGCGAGGTCGTGGCGGGGGTACGTCGCGGCCAGGGCACCGGGGTCGGTGCCGAAGACCTTGCCCCAGTGCGGTCGCGCCCCGAACGGCGCCAGCACGCCCT contains:
- a CDS encoding HNH endonuclease signature motif containing protein; this translates as MERTTLTRSVVTDVHAAVELMATAAGGLDSVWQLRDADVESGLSALVRLQAHTAALEAVLLAEAGSRDLKAGTQASTLVRWLGDRFRLSRADGNTRVRAAEALGRHAVVTEALATGAVTVEQGEVLTRVLDTVETFPGVADGERTAAGRLMVAQCDALATPDLERAGRALVEALTAAPSVDDPADAEALAREQQRAEAQAQDAERSLLSVTRRRGRVLAILEPGTIGQAALQQWMRKNGQPHAGTDGLEDTRTRSERLGDALVDLLTAAAGAPTPPAHSDELVDLVEDEPEIDGQEPLPGPAAGAARGGSAPDLCGSCGRPGPAPATAVLTVTTTVDGLRSGLAKAGRLDTGIAMSAAALRMLACDALVVPAVLSTASEVLDLGRAYRVFNRAQRRATALRDGGCVAPGCDQPPSACHLHHMWWWIQGGRTDLDNAALLCGFHHRMVHRQGWAMCLASNGYPQLVPPTSIDPQQRPRQHHRFTLDAAIAAARCESRPGRLGSAPGGAVIPHRRT
- a CDS encoding maleylpyruvate isomerase family mycothiol-dependent enzyme is translated as MSERSSIDVLRTGLDQVETLIAAVSPDDGGRSTPCPEWSVRDLVDHLVLAPQKFALMTRGEDVDWSAPTPHEGDPVAAFRAHADELRAAVDADPGAPPGPDWQCAEIAVHTWDLATALHRPTADLDPDVAERGLAFMQASLNDDNRAPAFRTEQPAPDGADAYARAAAFAGRKV
- a CDS encoding cupin domain-containing protein — translated: MTYPPPRYQQPDPQHSATYRGADVAPELVYPNGTTISYLATGASTGRLFGMYRWQCGPEETGPRAHYHRSIAESFYVLTGVIQIFDGDRWVDAEPGDWVHVPPGGVHAFHNRSGEPSSMLLHFAPGAPREGYFEGLARLDRMSEDERTAFYAEHDNIWV
- a CDS encoding universal stress protein, producing MTVLLAYVPTPEGDAAVTAAVEEARRRATDAVVVHVPRPADAGTSPYSVEQVLDAVQQRFATAGVAVSVREVPTGADTADALIDVARETGADVVVIGLRRRTAVGKLVLGSTSSRLLLGLECPILAVKATA